The Faecalibaculum rodentium genome segment CTCCATCATGGTACCTTCGGCCTGTTCCAGCATCACAGGCAGACGCTGGATATCCCAGGCTGTCAGTCCGGTGAAAATCAGCAGACCGACAATGCTCATCAGCCGCACCATCATGGGAACGTGAAACAGGATCAGCAGAAGCTGGGTGATCACCAGCGCAATGAGGCCGCCGATGCAGATCGTCCCGATCCGTGTCAGATCCATCTTCGTGGTATAGCCAATGGCAACCAGACACAGGAAATACACCGCGCTGACCACGAAAGCCAAGGCAATGGTTCCCAGGTCATAGACATAGGCCAGACTTGTCAGGGAGACCCCCATGGTCGCTGCATAAATCACGTACAGGACCTTCATGGTGGACTCCTTCATGCGGTAGATCCCGGCAGTGATGGAAATTGTGAGCACGATCTGTGCAAGCGCAAGGATCAGGCTGAGCATGGGCACGTTGTAGAGCATGTTCAGGAACGTTCCACTGGAGTAAAGCACAGCGGAGACCGCTCCCGTGATCACCAGACCGCCGGCCATCCAGCCGAAGCTGTTCAGCACGGCCTTGCGGATGCGGTCAGGTGAATATACAGAATAGAGATTCATGAGTCAAATTTCTTTCTAAGTCCGTTTGTTATTCTTCTGTGATGAAGGACAGCAGCTGGGCAGCTGCATCATTGATTCCATCACGGTTTTCCTTGTCGAACCCAAGGTGCGTATAGATTTCCCCCAGGTACGTT includes the following:
- a CDS encoding Bax inhibitor-1 family protein; the encoded protein is MNLYSVYSPDRIRKAVLNSFGWMAGGLVITGAVSAVLYSSGTFLNMLYNVPMLSLILALAQIVLTISITAGIYRMKESTMKVLYVIYAATMGVSLTSLAYVYDLGTIALAFVVSAVYFLCLVAIGYTTKMDLTRIGTICIGGLIALVITQLLLILFHVPMMVRLMSIVGLLIFTGLTAWDIQRLPVMLEQAEGTMMEGKLSIFMALELYLDFINIFLYILRLLGSRSSNN